A region from the Lolium perenne isolate Kyuss_39 chromosome 4, Kyuss_2.0, whole genome shotgun sequence genome encodes:
- the LOC139830205 gene encoding uncharacterized protein has translation MSDHVVLPRYVAFKGDNGKYLSACEVMEDSPYLQFSSDDVADPSVMYTTYYNDDGTVRLRSKSYDRFLRFDTNWIIPDGEDGDDEESYKDTLFKVIKVGDYYGLKSMANKHFCRRLTLDSKTSCLNAAESHITEEDKLWVAEPVLSREIYNVVYHGIEKARVYDN, from the coding sequence ATGTCGGATCATGTAGTGTTGCCTCGCTATGTTGCCTTCAAGGGCGACAACGGCAAGTACCTGAGCGCGTGCGAAGTCATGGAGGACAGCCCGTACCTGCAGTTCTCCAGTGACGACGTCGCCGACCCGAGCGTGATGTACACCACCTACTACAACGACGACGGGACCGTCCGCCTCAGGTCCAAATCATACGACAGGTTCCTGAGGTTTGACACGAACTGGATCATCCCCGACGGAGAAGACGGGGACGACGAGGAGAGCTACAAGGACACATTGTTCAAGGTGATCAAGGTCGGCGACTACTACGGTCTCAAGAGCATGGCGAACAAGCACTTCTGCAGGAGGCTCACCCTCGATAGCAAAACGAGTTGCCTTAACGCCGCTGAGAGCCACATCACCGAGGAGGACAAGCTGTGGGTGGCGGAGCCGGTCTTGTCTCGGGAGATCTACAACGTGGTGTACCATGGGATAGAGAAGGCCAGGGTGTATGACAATTGA